A window of the Cystobacter fuscus genome harbors these coding sequences:
- a CDS encoding MlaC/ttg2D family ABC transporter substrate-binding protein: MNTRLRSLTLLASLVLCMPALAAESNEAAAKPVKTVVQSVRLSKDDLALKQLADEEMGRFLLGEDWAKGTDAQRKEFTRLFHSLFAKIAFPKVRENFKNLQSITYDPPSVEGNKGNVGSLVIINHPMKKQEMKLKYAVVKDSNAWKVLDVFVLGDSMLTGIRDDQVRPIFQQGGWEHLLDMMRKKDAELSKK; this comes from the coding sequence ATGAACACTCGACTTCGCTCCCTGACCCTCCTGGCCTCTCTCGTGCTCTGCATGCCCGCGCTCGCCGCGGAGTCCAACGAGGCCGCGGCCAAGCCCGTGAAGACGGTCGTCCAGTCCGTGCGCCTGAGCAAGGACGACCTGGCGCTCAAGCAGTTGGCCGACGAGGAGATGGGCCGCTTCCTGCTCGGCGAGGACTGGGCCAAGGGCACCGACGCCCAGCGCAAGGAATTCACCAGGCTCTTCCACAGCCTCTTCGCGAAGATCGCCTTCCCCAAGGTGCGCGAGAACTTCAAGAACCTGCAATCCATCACCTACGACCCGCCCTCGGTGGAAGGGAACAAGGGCAACGTGGGCTCGCTCGTCATCATCAACCACCCGATGAAGAAGCAGGAGATGAAGCTGAAGTACGCGGTGGTGAAGGACTCGAACGCCTGGAAGGTGCTCGACGTGTTCGTGCTCGGCGACTCCATGCTCACCGGTATCCGCGATGACCAGGTGCGCCCCATCTTCCAGCAGGGGGGTTGGGAGCACCTGCTCGACATGATGCGCAAGAAGGACGCGGAACTGTCCAAGAAGTAG
- a CDS encoding efflux RND transporter permease subunit yields MSDSIHKPPRLALAYASLLVRRPGLVLLVIAALFAVCLWGTTKLTINSNQLDLIDQGLPEVKEVKRIIDMIGGSGHLMLALRGDDEATLKKVADDLGAQLLADKQNVRSVTWKLPVEFIQQNMALFIKTEDLVEGKRRIMAFLKDQIRRANPFFIEIQKTEPVKLDMTDLLNKYGSVGKKSIRDDYNISNDKKMIMMLIKPMWDSNELGKSRAYIEELRQKLTAYSSLPESGGVKLVEDYELMGNKQTVAYGFTGSYKTAVDDSYAIEESLQPVTLLAFAAIFIITIFAFRKWVPTIIVASGTVVGTIITMGFTYVTVGELNMITSILGGLLMGFGIDYGIHFIFRTRLELGQGKRYDQAIRDAVVNAGRPALVAAVVTSGSFFVLMVSEFRGFSQFGFLAGCGTFIIGVLLFAWSPALLSIAGRINPELPRKLIGEMKPPALNSKSGQELRVPKPGLVLGVSTVVVLALCACAINWTSEEIPLDRSTTLWERVKGGVRFNYNSRALIPEGQPSVRLQDEITRRFNISADPIAVYSKTLEEAKAIYEELTQHPDKYNTVDQVVSIYTFVPPPETAAANAKILQEWKEELKDIDVNALPPETQDKAALFMKMLEARPFDVHGVPANYREQFIHLPETKPENHGYLTFIYPAVDLWDGKKMLDFADQTSSIPTPEIKDASGKVIAPAQIHRAAGAAPLFARLARIVLADGKLAVFLVTLWILFMHFLDFRSVSLALASVIPLTVGLAMMLGIMSLADIHLNFMNIIILPILLGFGVSHGLYLLHRFLEGTSPMVALRSVGAAVASSTLTTAAGFAALLVASHNGLKSMGLVACIGLITTLIVSFTVLAAVMQVMWDRRAGQRAASASAPGAPSAPSTDKSDTPEHAA; encoded by the coding sequence ATGAGTGACTCGATCCACAAGCCGCCGCGCCTCGCCCTCGCCTATGCCAGCCTGCTGGTCCGCAGGCCCGGGCTCGTTCTCCTGGTCATCGCCGCGTTGTTCGCCGTGTGCCTGTGGGGAACCACGAAGCTGACCATCAACTCCAACCAGCTCGACCTCATCGACCAGGGCCTGCCCGAGGTCAAGGAGGTCAAGCGCATCATCGACATGATCGGTGGCAGCGGCCACCTGATGCTCGCGCTGCGCGGAGACGACGAGGCCACGCTCAAGAAGGTCGCGGACGACCTCGGCGCCCAGTTGCTGGCGGACAAGCAGAACGTGCGCTCCGTCACCTGGAAGCTGCCCGTGGAGTTCATCCAGCAGAACATGGCCCTGTTCATCAAGACGGAGGACCTGGTCGAGGGCAAGCGCCGCATCATGGCCTTCCTCAAGGATCAGATCCGCCGCGCCAACCCCTTCTTCATCGAGATCCAGAAGACCGAGCCGGTGAAGCTCGACATGACGGACCTCCTGAACAAGTACGGCAGCGTCGGCAAGAAGAGCATCCGGGATGACTACAACATCTCGAACGACAAGAAGATGATCATGATGCTCATCAAGCCGATGTGGGACTCCAACGAGCTGGGCAAGTCCCGGGCGTACATCGAGGAGCTGCGCCAGAAGCTCACGGCCTACTCGAGCCTGCCCGAGTCCGGCGGGGTGAAGCTCGTGGAGGACTACGAGCTGATGGGCAACAAGCAGACCGTGGCCTATGGCTTCACGGGCTCCTACAAGACGGCGGTGGACGACTCGTACGCCATCGAGGAGTCGCTCCAGCCGGTGACGCTGCTGGCGTTCGCGGCCATCTTCATCATCACCATCTTCGCCTTCCGCAAGTGGGTGCCCACCATCATCGTGGCGAGCGGCACGGTGGTCGGCACCATCATCACCATGGGCTTCACCTACGTGACCGTGGGCGAGCTGAACATGATCACCAGCATCCTCGGTGGCTTGCTCATGGGCTTCGGCATCGACTACGGCATCCACTTCATCTTCCGCACCCGGCTGGAGCTGGGCCAGGGCAAGCGGTACGACCAGGCCATCCGCGACGCGGTGGTGAACGCGGGCCGGCCCGCCCTGGTGGCCGCGGTGGTGACGTCCGGCTCGTTCTTCGTGCTCATGGTCAGCGAGTTCCGCGGCTTCAGCCAGTTCGGCTTCCTGGCCGGCTGCGGCACCTTCATCATCGGCGTGCTGCTCTTCGCATGGAGCCCCGCGCTGCTGTCCATCGCGGGCCGCATCAACCCCGAGCTGCCGCGCAAGCTCATCGGCGAGATGAAGCCCCCGGCGCTCAACAGCAAGTCGGGCCAGGAGCTGCGCGTGCCCAAGCCGGGGCTGGTGCTCGGCGTGAGCACCGTCGTCGTGCTCGCCCTGTGCGCCTGCGCCATCAACTGGACGAGCGAGGAGATCCCCCTGGACCGCTCCACCACCCTGTGGGAGCGCGTCAAGGGAGGCGTGCGCTTCAACTACAACAGCCGCGCGCTCATCCCCGAGGGCCAGCCGTCGGTGCGGCTGCAGGATGAGATCACCAGGCGCTTCAACATCTCCGCGGACCCCATCGCCGTCTATTCCAAGACGCTGGAGGAGGCGAAGGCCATCTACGAGGAGCTCACCCAGCACCCGGACAAGTACAACACCGTGGATCAGGTGGTGAGCATCTACACCTTCGTTCCGCCGCCCGAGACGGCGGCCGCCAACGCGAAGATCCTCCAGGAGTGGAAGGAAGAGCTCAAGGACATCGACGTGAACGCGCTGCCGCCCGAGACCCAGGACAAGGCGGCGCTGTTCATGAAGATGCTCGAGGCCCGGCCCTTCGACGTGCACGGCGTGCCGGCCAACTACCGCGAGCAGTTCATCCACCTGCCGGAGACGAAGCCGGAGAACCACGGCTACCTCACCTTCATCTACCCGGCCGTGGACCTGTGGGACGGCAAGAAGATGCTCGACTTCGCGGACCAGACGAGCTCCATCCCCACGCCTGAAATCAAGGACGCGTCGGGCAAGGTGATCGCCCCGGCGCAGATCCACCGGGCCGCGGGGGCGGCGCCGCTGTTCGCGCGGCTGGCGCGCATCGTGCTCGCGGACGGCAAGCTGGCGGTGTTCCTGGTGACGCTGTGGATTCTGTTCATGCACTTCCTGGACTTCCGCAGCGTGTCGCTGGCACTCGCCTCGGTCATCCCGCTCACGGTGGGTCTGGCGATGATGCTCGGCATCATGTCGCTGGCGGACATCCACCTGAACTTCATGAACATCATCATCCTGCCCATCCTCCTGGGCTTCGGGGTGAGCCACGGCCTGTACCTGCTGCACCGCTTCCTCGAGGGCACCTCCCCCATGGTGGCCCTGCGCAGCGTGGGCGCCGCCGTGGCCTCGTCCACGCTGACGACGGCCGCGGGCTTCGCCGCCCTGCTCGTCGCCAGCCACAACGGCCTGAAGTCCATGGGGCTCGTGGCGTGCATCGGCCTCATCACCACGCTCATCGTGTCCTTCACGGTGCTCGCCGCGGTGATGCAGGTGATGTGGGATCGCCGCGCGGGTCAGCGCGCCGCGAGTGCTTCCGCTCCGGGCGCCCCCAGCGCTCCGTCCACCGACAAGTCGGACACGCCGGAGCACGCCGCCTGA
- the ureG gene encoding urease accessory protein UreG has product MHDDEHRGHGQDDADHTHEEWDHPGHFHEREKPHRADFAQRSFTIGIGGPVGSGKTALVLALCRALRDNYRLGVVTNDIFTKEDAEFLVRNQALSPERIKAVETGGCPHAAIREDISHNLLALEELMEELKPELLIVESGGDNLAAQYSRELADYTLYVIDVAGGDKVPRKGGPGITQSDLLIINKTDLAPHVGADLAVMERDARKMRGDGPFVFTQVTKGVGLQSVIDHIIGAWRKATGPASRS; this is encoded by the coding sequence ATGCACGACGACGAACACCGTGGCCACGGCCAGGACGACGCTGACCACACGCACGAGGAGTGGGACCATCCCGGGCACTTCCACGAACGCGAGAAGCCCCACCGCGCCGACTTCGCCCAGCGCTCCTTCACCATCGGCATTGGCGGGCCGGTGGGCAGTGGCAAGACGGCGCTGGTGCTGGCCCTGTGCCGGGCGCTGCGCGACAACTACCGCCTGGGCGTGGTGACCAACGACATCTTCACCAAGGAGGACGCCGAGTTCCTCGTGCGCAACCAGGCCCTGTCGCCCGAGCGCATCAAGGCGGTGGAGACGGGCGGCTGCCCCCACGCGGCCATCCGCGAGGACATCAGCCACAACCTGCTCGCCCTGGAAGAGCTGATGGAGGAGCTCAAGCCGGAGCTGCTCATCGTGGAGAGCGGTGGCGACAACCTGGCGGCGCAGTACAGCCGGGAGCTGGCCGACTACACCCTCTACGTCATCGACGTGGCGGGTGGGGACAAGGTGCCGCGCAAGGGCGGGCCGGGCATCACCCAGTCGGACCTGCTCATCATCAACAAGACGGACCTCGCGCCGCACGTGGGCGCGGATCTGGCCGTCATGGAGCGTGATGCCCGGAAGATGCGCGGCGACGGGCCCTTCGTCTTCACCCAGGTGACCAAGGGGGTGGGGCTCCAGTCGGTCATCGATCACATCATCGGCGCCTGGCGCAAGGCCACCGGGCCGGCGTCCCGGAGCTGA
- a CDS encoding urease accessory protein UreF has protein sequence MGSSWRVLQLADSGFPTGGFAHSGGLEAAVQHGEVRGREGLERFARELLWQVGHGALPALGAAHREPSQVAVVDARVEAFLTNHVANRASRTQGRAFLDTCARIFPEQVGPLRHAAREAGVRFHHAPLFGAVLRVLEVELLEAQQLLLSLSLRGALSAAVRMGIVGTHESHQLQHQLTPLLDEVLATCGGLGLEALAQTSPLLDLLGSTHDRLYSRLFLS, from the coding sequence ATGGGCTCTTCCTGGAGGGTGTTGCAGCTGGCGGACTCGGGCTTTCCCACCGGGGGCTTCGCGCACTCGGGGGGACTGGAGGCGGCGGTGCAGCACGGCGAGGTGCGCGGCCGCGAGGGGCTGGAGCGCTTCGCGCGGGAGCTGCTCTGGCAGGTGGGGCATGGCGCCCTGCCCGCGCTGGGCGCCGCCCACCGCGAGCCCTCCCAGGTGGCGGTGGTGGACGCGCGGGTGGAGGCGTTCCTCACCAACCACGTGGCCAACCGGGCGAGCCGCACCCAGGGCCGGGCCTTCCTGGACACCTGCGCGCGCATCTTCCCCGAGCAGGTCGGGCCCCTGCGCCATGCCGCGCGCGAGGCCGGGGTGCGCTTCCACCACGCGCCCCTCTTCGGCGCGGTGCTGCGCGTGCTGGAGGTGGAGCTGCTCGAGGCCCAGCAGCTCCTGCTGTCCCTGTCGCTCCGCGGCGCGCTGTCGGCGGCGGTGCGCATGGGAATCGTCGGCACGCACGAGTCCCACCAGCTTCAGCACCAGCTCACCCCACTGCTCGACGAGGTGCTCGCTACCTGTGGCGGACTGGGCCTGGAGGCGCTCGCCCAGACGTCACCGTTGTTGGACCTGCTCGGCTCCACGCATGACCGGTTGTACTCGCGGCTCTTTCTCTCTTGA
- the ureC gene encoding urease subunit alpha, which produces MSRKMDRRHYADMFGPTTGDRVRLGDTGLVAQVERDHTVYGDECKFGGGKVLRDGMGQKAGASDAEALDCVITNALIIDWTGIYKADIGIKAGRIAGIGKAGNPDLMAGVTPGMVVGVTTEAIAGEGLIVTAGGFDSHIHFICPQQADEAIASGITTWVGGGTGPATGTNATTCTPGSWYLRRMLESCDTLPLNIGLTGKGNSSRPEGLLEQIAAGAIGLKLHEDWGTTPATIDTCLSMAEGEDVQITIHTDTLNESGFVDDSIAAFKGRTIHTYHSEGAGGGHAPDIIRVCGEPNVLPSSTNPTRPYTVNTLDEHLDMLMVCHHLDREIPEDVAFAESRIRGSTIAAEDVLHDLGAISMMSSDSQAMGRVGEVITRTWQTAHKMREQRGRLREEQGDNDNVRIRRYVAKYTINPAIAHGMAHELGSVEPGKLADLVLWRPAFFGLRPELVIKGGFIAWSQMGDAGASIPTPQPYFMRPMFGARGRATGSTSLAFVSARALAEGTVRGLGLTKQLAAVRRCRGIGKRDMKLNDALPRITVDSETYEVRADGELLVCEPAVRLPLAQRYSLF; this is translated from the coding sequence ATGAGCCGGAAGATGGATCGCCGTCACTACGCGGACATGTTCGGTCCCACGACGGGAGACCGGGTCCGCCTGGGTGACACGGGGCTGGTGGCGCAGGTGGAGCGCGACCACACCGTCTACGGGGACGAGTGCAAGTTCGGCGGCGGCAAGGTGCTGCGCGACGGCATGGGTCAGAAGGCGGGCGCGAGTGACGCCGAGGCGCTCGACTGCGTCATCACCAACGCGCTCATCATCGACTGGACGGGCATCTACAAGGCGGACATCGGCATCAAGGCGGGGCGCATCGCCGGCATCGGCAAGGCGGGCAACCCGGACCTCATGGCCGGGGTGACGCCGGGCATGGTGGTGGGCGTCACCACCGAGGCCATCGCCGGCGAGGGGCTCATCGTCACCGCGGGCGGCTTCGACTCGCACATCCACTTCATCTGCCCCCAGCAGGCGGACGAGGCCATCGCCAGCGGCATCACCACCTGGGTGGGCGGTGGCACGGGCCCCGCCACGGGCACCAACGCCACCACGTGCACCCCGGGCTCCTGGTACCTGCGGCGCATGCTGGAGTCCTGTGACACCCTTCCCCTCAACATCGGCCTCACCGGCAAGGGCAACAGCTCGCGCCCCGAGGGACTGCTGGAGCAGATCGCCGCCGGGGCCATCGGTCTCAAGCTGCACGAGGACTGGGGCACCACGCCAGCCACCATCGACACCTGTCTGTCGATGGCCGAGGGCGAAGACGTGCAGATCACCATCCACACGGACACGCTCAACGAGTCGGGCTTCGTGGATGACTCGATCGCCGCCTTCAAGGGCCGCACCATCCATACCTACCACTCGGAGGGCGCGGGCGGCGGACACGCTCCGGACATCATCCGCGTGTGCGGCGAGCCCAACGTGCTGCCCAGTTCCACCAACCCCACGCGTCCGTATACGGTGAACACGTTGGATGAGCACCTGGACATGCTCATGGTGTGTCACCACCTGGACCGGGAGATTCCCGAGGACGTGGCCTTCGCGGAGAGCCGCATCCGGGGCTCGACGATCGCCGCCGAGGACGTGCTGCACGACCTGGGCGCCATCAGCATGATGTCCTCGGACAGCCAGGCCATGGGCCGGGTGGGCGAGGTCATCACCCGCACGTGGCAGACGGCGCACAAGATGCGCGAGCAGCGCGGGCGCCTGCGCGAGGAGCAGGGCGACAACGACAACGTGCGCATCCGCCGCTACGTGGCCAAGTACACCATCAACCCGGCCATCGCCCACGGCATGGCGCACGAGCTGGGCTCGGTGGAGCCGGGCAAGCTCGCGGACCTGGTGCTCTGGCGCCCGGCCTTCTTCGGCCTGCGTCCGGAGCTGGTCATCAAGGGCGGCTTCATCGCCTGGTCGCAGATGGGAGACGCGGGCGCGTCCATCCCCACGCCGCAGCCCTACTTCATGCGCCCCATGTTCGGCGCACGAGGCCGGGCGACGGGCTCCACGAGCCTCGCCTTCGTGTCGGCGCGCGCGCTGGCCGAGGGCACGGTGCGGGGGCTCGGGCTGACGAAACAGCTCGCCGCGGTGCGCCGCTGTCGGGGCATCGGCAAGCGGGACATGAAGCTCAACGACGCGCTGCCCCGCATCACCGTGGACTCGGAGACGTACGAGGTGCGCGCGGATGGGGAGCTGCTCGTGTGCGAGCCCGCCGTCCGGCTGCCGCTCGCGCAGCGCTACTCGCTGTTTTGA
- the ureA gene encoding urease subunit gamma, with translation MHLSPREIDKLLLHGAGFLAQKRLARGLRLSYPESVALIATQLLEFIRDGRSVAELMDLGRKLLGRAQVMEGVPEMVAEVQVEGTFPDGSKLVTVHHPIEAEHGDLSLALYGSFLPVPSLERFSRAADATAAEQRPGEVIVQPGELVLNEGRDAVTLEVVNKGDRPIQVGSHYPFFETNRALVFDRTQAYGRRLNIPAGTAVRFEPGDPKKVSLVTIAGAQVVRGGNALSSGPMTPENKERALAEVAARGFGHKEGA, from the coding sequence ATGCATTTGTCGCCGCGTGAGATCGACAAGCTGCTGCTGCACGGCGCGGGCTTCCTGGCCCAGAAGCGTCTGGCGCGGGGCTTGCGGCTCAGTTACCCCGAGTCCGTGGCGCTCATCGCCACGCAGCTGCTCGAATTCATCCGCGATGGCCGGAGCGTCGCCGAGCTGATGGACCTGGGGCGCAAGCTCCTGGGCCGCGCGCAGGTGATGGAGGGCGTGCCGGAGATGGTGGCGGAGGTGCAGGTGGAGGGCACCTTTCCGGACGGCTCGAAGCTGGTGACGGTGCACCACCCCATCGAGGCCGAGCACGGAGACCTGTCCCTGGCCCTCTACGGCAGCTTCCTGCCGGTCCCCTCGCTGGAGCGCTTCTCGCGCGCGGCGGACGCGACAGCCGCGGAGCAGCGGCCCGGTGAGGTGATCGTGCAGCCGGGCGAGCTGGTGCTCAACGAGGGCCGCGACGCGGTCACCCTGGAGGTCGTCAACAAGGGAGACCGTCCCATCCAGGTGGGCAGCCACTACCCGTTCTTCGAGACGAACCGGGCGCTCGTCTTCGACCGCACCCAGGCCTATGGGCGGCGGCTGAACATCCCCGCGGGCACGGCGGTGCGCTTCGAGCCGGGAGACCCCAAGAAGGTGTCGCTGGTGACCATCGCGGGAGCGCAGGTGGTGCGCGGTGGCAATGCGTTGAGTTCCGGGCCGATGACGCCGGAGAACAAGGAGCGCGCCCTGGCCGAGGTGGCCGCGCGTGGGTTCGGACACAAGGAGGGCGCATGA
- a CDS encoding urease accessory protein UreD: MTRLVMPREQTPPVVAARREGSARLAFERVGPRTVVRTALAHSPLRLLTPRNHGHAAWVYTSSLGGGLVDGDHLHMDLEVASGASALLSSQGFTRVYRSPRGCRNELEARVGEGALLALVPDPTVCFTDARYTQRQDIQLAPDASLVLMDLVNAGRSANGERWACASFSSSLRVRQQGRVLLDERWLLEPRHGHLPERLGRFDALGTVLLIGPALASAREALAARVGALPVIPRAGLICSTSPLGPDGIILRAAATFAEALLQQTREWLGFLPSLLGDDPWARRA; this comes from the coding sequence ATGACCCGTCTCGTCATGCCCCGTGAGCAGACTCCTCCTGTTGTTGCCGCCCGGCGAGAGGGGAGCGCGCGGCTCGCCTTCGAGCGCGTGGGCCCCCGCACCGTGGTGCGCACCGCGCTCGCGCACAGTCCGCTGCGCCTGCTGACACCGCGCAACCATGGGCATGCCGCCTGGGTCTACACCAGCTCGCTCGGCGGAGGACTCGTGGATGGCGACCACCTCCACATGGACCTGGAGGTCGCCTCCGGCGCCTCGGCGCTGCTGTCGAGCCAGGGGTTCACCCGCGTCTACCGCTCGCCGCGCGGCTGCCGCAACGAGCTGGAGGCCCGGGTGGGAGAGGGTGCTCTGCTCGCGCTGGTGCCCGACCCCACCGTGTGTTTCACGGACGCCCGCTACACCCAGCGCCAGGACATCCAGCTCGCTCCGGACGCCTCGCTCGTGCTGATGGACCTCGTCAACGCCGGACGCAGCGCCAACGGTGAGCGCTGGGCCTGCGCCTCGTTCTCCTCCTCGCTTCGTGTCCGGCAACAGGGCCGCGTGCTGCTCGACGAGCGCTGGTTGCTCGAGCCCCGTCACGGCCACCTCCCCGAGCGGCTCGGCCGCTTCGACGCGCTCGGCACCGTGCTGCTCATCGGCCCCGCGCTCGCCTCCGCCCGCGAGGCGCTCGCCGCCCGGGTGGGCGCCCTTCCCGTCATCCCTCGCGCCGGGCTCATCTGCTCCACCAGCCCCCTCGGGCCCGACGGAATCATCCTCCGCGCGGCGGCCACCTTCGCGGAGGCCCTGCTCCAGCAGACGCGGGAGTGGCTGGGCTTCCTTCCCTCGCTCCTGGGAGACGATCCCTGGGCACGGCGGGCCTGA
- a CDS encoding cell division protein FtsK, translating into MRRTRPDESFLVIHPRRTHVLGLAAMSLLAASVGCAGAPEWEQDEVMGTQEAAAGAQGSILFVGNSFTHGHEEPVYSYNKGAITDANNSGQGGVPGIFKKLTVQAGLAYDVTLETVSGETLSGHYATKAAIIGRAWDTVVLQENSTRPLPTARGGNPTDFFTGANNLRNLVLTANPAARVFLYETWASPASVSAQGYTSGTAGLQAMQSDLRTAYFKAYDDFDFTGVARVGDGFLRAVEQGLADPSNGTSAGTFKLWSTSDNRHASKYGSYLSAAVLYAKITGADPRNLSVGAGSAAAELGIGATDASNLNRIAYESATLPDPSGVSIPLPATRASFTGSVTTGTPANLTGNAQLSSLTTSEGTFTNLLGATASGITGTNTPNSRGSTPTNANTAASGLTVNDGANNLGTGNFQFGTAFTAKTRFFIVETALTSGTMGDDTVVTLIDASNNRVGSFSLSLLASQFTASAAGNTSNALATINYTGGVASVTGSPPGSVQSKLGAVTFSLADLGVTNPTSVSTATGLRLVSSTLDPSVVGLYTVP; encoded by the coding sequence ATGCGCCGCACCCGACCGGATGAGTCGTTCCTGGTGATTCACCCCCGCCGCACGCATGTCCTGGGGCTCGCGGCCATGTCGCTCCTCGCGGCCAGTGTCGGTTGCGCTGGGGCCCCGGAGTGGGAGCAGGACGAGGTGATGGGCACCCAGGAGGCGGCAGCCGGAGCCCAGGGCAGCATCCTCTTCGTCGGCAACAGCTTCACCCACGGCCACGAGGAGCCGGTCTACTCGTACAACAAGGGCGCGATCACCGATGCCAACAACTCGGGGCAGGGCGGTGTGCCGGGCATCTTCAAGAAGCTGACCGTGCAGGCCGGTCTGGCCTATGACGTCACCCTCGAGACGGTCAGCGGAGAGACCCTCAGTGGGCACTACGCCACGAAGGCCGCGATCATCGGCCGTGCCTGGGACACCGTCGTCCTGCAGGAGAACAGCACGCGTCCCCTGCCCACGGCCCGGGGGGGCAATCCCACGGACTTCTTCACCGGCGCCAACAACCTGCGCAATCTCGTGTTGACGGCCAACCCGGCGGCCCGTGTGTTCCTGTACGAGACCTGGGCATCGCCCGCGTCGGTCTCGGCCCAGGGCTACACGAGCGGCACCGCGGGCCTGCAAGCAATGCAGAGCGATCTGCGCACCGCGTACTTCAAGGCCTATGACGATTTCGACTTCACGGGGGTGGCCCGGGTGGGTGACGGGTTCCTGCGCGCGGTCGAACAGGGGCTGGCGGATCCCTCCAATGGAACCTCCGCGGGGACCTTCAAGCTCTGGAGCACCTCGGACAACCGCCATGCGAGCAAGTACGGCAGCTATCTCTCGGCGGCGGTGCTGTACGCGAAGATCACCGGGGCCGACCCCCGCAACCTGTCCGTCGGCGCGGGCAGCGCGGCGGCCGAGCTGGGCATTGGCGCGACCGATGCCTCCAACCTCAACCGCATCGCCTACGAGAGCGCCACGTTGCCCGATCCGAGCGGGGTCTCCATTCCCCTGCCCGCCACCCGTGCGAGCTTCACGGGCTCGGTGACGACCGGTACCCCGGCGAACCTCACCGGCAATGCGCAGTTGAGCTCCCTCACCACGTCGGAGGGCACCTTCACGAACCTCCTCGGCGCGACGGCCAGTGGCATCACGGGGACCAACACGCCCAACTCGCGGGGCTCGACGCCCACGAATGCCAATACGGCCGCCTCGGGCCTCACCGTGAATGACGGCGCGAACAACCTGGGCACGGGCAACTTCCAGTTCGGCACGGCCTTCACCGCGAAGACCCGCTTCTTCATCGTCGAGACCGCCCTCACCTCCGGAACGATGGGCGATGACACCGTCGTCACGCTGATCGATGCGTCGAACAATCGGGTTGGCTCGTTCTCGCTCTCCCTGCTCGCGAGTCAGTTCACGGCCTCGGCCGCGGGCAACACGTCGAACGCGCTGGCGACGATCAACTACACGGGCGGCGTCGCGAGCGTCACCGGCAGTCCCCCGGGCTCGGTGCAGTCGAAGCTGGGCGCGGTCACGTTCTCGCTGGCGGATCTGGGCGTCACCAACCCCACGAGCGTCAGCACCGCCACCGGCCTTCGCCTCGTCAGCTCCACGCTCGATCCAAGCGTGGTCGGCCTCTACACCGTGCCCTGA
- a CDS encoding MFS transporter, whose translation MAAMREAGLGSKGWGDLLAEGRLPRFALICLGVWLNAADALVTATIMPSVGADLGGYAYFSWSVAGFLVGAILAGASAGRLAELFGLRRASALAGLVCMAGCVMSAMAPDVWLFLAGRVVQGMSCGWVSGFSMVAVALLFPERHLARVFASISGVWGVATVLGPLVGGLFAEAGAWRGVFWLFAVQALAFSAAALWLLRGSARPAGVAGIPWTQLAVLTLGVGAIAVADVIRHPWTALGLVAAGVALLGLVLRIDARARVRLLPRQAGDVRTVVGVGYSAMFWMTAASARTPRTAIVVARMDEGMAVSLVFLEKMDVLVQESDGHELVASRRRTSCAAPDRMSRSW comes from the coding sequence ATGGCCGCGATGCGCGAGGCGGGGTTGGGTTCGAAGGGCTGGGGCGACCTGCTGGCCGAGGGGCGTCTGCCACGTTTCGCGCTGATCTGCCTGGGCGTCTGGTTGAACGCCGCCGACGCGCTGGTCACCGCGACCATCATGCCGAGCGTGGGCGCGGACCTCGGCGGCTATGCCTATTTCAGCTGGTCGGTGGCCGGGTTCCTGGTGGGCGCGATCCTGGCCGGCGCGAGCGCCGGGCGGCTCGCGGAGCTGTTTGGCTTGCGCCGGGCCAGCGCGTTGGCGGGGCTGGTCTGTATGGCTGGCTGCGTCATGAGCGCGATGGCGCCCGATGTGTGGCTCTTCCTGGCGGGACGTGTGGTGCAGGGGATGAGCTGTGGTTGGGTGTCGGGCTTCTCCATGGTGGCCGTGGCCCTGCTGTTCCCGGAGCGGCACCTCGCCCGGGTGTTCGCGTCCATTTCCGGCGTGTGGGGTGTCGCCACGGTGCTGGGGCCGCTGGTCGGCGGGCTCTTCGCGGAAGCGGGCGCCTGGCGCGGCGTGTTCTGGCTGTTCGCCGTGCAGGCCCTGGCCTTCAGCGCGGCGGCGCTCTGGCTGCTGCGCGGCTCGGCCAGGCCCGCTGGCGTCGCGGGCATTCCGTGGACGCAGCTCGCGGTGCTCACCCTCGGGGTCGGCGCCATCGCCGTGGCCGACGTCATCCGGCATCCCTGGACGGCGCTGGGCCTGGTGGCGGCGGGCGTCGCGCTGCTCGGCCTGGTGCTGCGCATCGATGCCCGCGCGAGGGTTCGGCTGCTGCCGCGTCAGGCGGGTGATGTCCGCACCGTGGTGGGGGTGGGCTACTCGGCCATGTTCTGGATGACGGCGGCGTCGGCCAGAACGCCCAGGACCGCCATCGTCGTCGCCAGGATGGATGAGGGAATGGCTGTTTCTCTCGTTTTCCTTGAAAAAATGGATGTTCTCGTCCAGGAAAGTGATGGTCACGAGCTCGTGGCCTCGAGGAGGAGAACGTCATGCGCCGCACCCGACCGGATGAGTCGTTCCTGGTGA